A genomic segment from Xiphophorus maculatus strain JP 163 A chromosome 6, X_maculatus-5.0-male, whole genome shotgun sequence encodes:
- the mep1b gene encoding meprin A subunit beta codes for MVRRQKNAILVLHICCLLCVTALCLPTAKIPDFDVDGGRDLDIFDINEEAGLNLVEGDIVLDETQTWNSIIGDEYKWPKTVPYYMEDDLEINAKGVILKAFEQYRLKTCIDFKPWSGEENYISIFKGDGCFSSVGNRKVGKQRLSIGTNCDRIATIEHEFLHALGFWHEQSRSDRDDYVQIMWDRILEGREHNFNTYDDTVSSSLGVPYDYNSMMHYSKGAFQNGSEPTIVTKIPAFSDVIGQRMEFSDSDLLKLNRLYKCTQGSTFLDSCDFERENICGMIQGHGDKADWVRVTSAAGGPDMDYSNMGKCTGSGYFMHFSTGTANTGDTAVLESRLVYPKRGYQCLQFFYYNSADPSDTLKIHIREYDEANPSGTLRFITTLTGSPQDLWQLHHVSLDVKKKFRVVFEGRKGGSGPAAGGLSLDDINLSETTCPEFVWRVKNFNQVMDTTPPDTSIFSPPFTSKEGYTFQMQLYPSGKEDNSGQLSAYAHLVAREGDTGQTWPCPWKQMTMMLMDQHPHIQKRMSNQRSVTTDPTMKATNSDLFFWDDPRKVGTEVTDTDGSKYFRGPGFGTPVYLTHLRARSRDFIKGGDAIFLLTMEDVAHLTQTQPVPSTTLKPTTSTTTNASDICQNVLCQNGGICIGDQGKPSCRCVVGDDWWYYGNVCQHKGSTQDKTTLALASSLSVLGAMLVITVVSVLCVKKKYKKKIMNNSSNMYMQNVHANDRP; via the exons ATGGTGCGAAGACAAAAAAATGCTATTCTTGTACTTCACATTTGTTGCCTTCTCTGTGTTACCGCCCTTTGTTTG CCGACTGCAAAGATACCAG ACTTTGATGTAGATGGTGGACGAGACCTCGACATTTTTGACATCAATGAAG AGGCAGGGCTGAATCTGGTAGAGGGAGACATTGTACTCGATGAG ACACAAACATGGAATTCTATCATTGGGGACGAGTACAAGTGGCCAAAAACTGTTCCCTATTACATGGAAGATGACTTAG AGATCAATGCAAAAGGCGTAATTCTAAAGGCCTTTGAACAGTACCGCCTCAAGACCTGCATTGACTTCAAGCCATGGAGCGGGGAAGAAAACTACATTTCCATCTTTAAAGGAGACGG ctgcttctcctctgtTGGTAATCGCAAGGTCGGGAAGCAGAGGTTGTCAATAGGAACAAACTGCGACCGCATTGCTACGATAGAACATGAGTTCCTTCATGCTCTGGGCTTCTGGCATGAGCAGTCCAGGTCAGACCGCGATGACTATGTGCAGATCATGTGGGACCGCATCTTGGAAG gcAGAGAACACAACTTCAACACATATGATGACACCGTTTCCAGCTCTTTGGGCGTGCCCTACGACTACAACTCCATGATGCACTACAGCAAAGGTGCTTTCCAGAACGGTTCTGAGCCCACCATCGTCACCAAGATCCCTGCTTTCAGCGATGTCATCGGACAGCGAATGGAGTTCAGTGACAGTGACCTGCTGAAGTTGAACCGCCTCTACAAGTGCA CTCAAGGCTCCACTTTCCTGGACTCGTGTGACTTTGAGCGTGAGAATATCTGTGGGATGATCCAGGGACATGGGGACAAGGCCGACTGGGTGAGGGTCACTAGTGCTGCTGGAGGGCCTGACATGGACTATTCCAACATGGGCAAATGCACAG GATCAGGATACTTTATGCACTTTAGCACTGGTACGGCCAACACTGGAGACACAGCCGTGCTGGAGAGCAGGCTTGTTTATCCAAAAAGAGGGTATCagtgtttgcagtttttctacTACAACAGTGCTGATCCCAGCGACACCCTGAAGATCCACATCAGGGAGTACGATGAAGCTAATCCCAGTGGAACGCTGCGCTTTATAACAACACTAACTG GATCTCCTCAGGATTTGTGGCAGCTGCACCATGTGAGtctagatgtgaaaaaaaagttcagagttGTCTTTGAAGGGAGAAAGGGGGGCTCGGGTCCAGCAGCAGGAGGACTCTCACTGGATGACATTAACCTTTCTGAGACCACCTGCCCCGAGTTTGTATGGCGGGTGAAAAACTTCAACCAGGTCATGGATACGACCCCACCTGACACCTCTATCTTTAGCCCCCCCTTCACCTCCAAGGAGGGttacactttccagatgcagcTTTACCCCAGCGGTAAAGAGGACAATTCTGGACAGTTGTCTGCCTACGCTCACCTTGTGGCGCGGGAGGGGGACACCGGACAAACATGGCCTTGCCCATGGAAGCAGATGACCATGATGCTGATGGATCAGCACCCTCACATTCAAAAGCGCATGTCCAATCAGCGCAGCGTCACCACTGACCCAACCATGAAGGCAACAA ATTCTGACCTTTTCTTCTGGGACGATCCAAGGAAGGTTGGCACTGAGGTGACGGATACCGATGGGTCCAAGTATTTCCGAGGGCCGGGTTTTGGTACTCCAGTGTATCTCACACACCTCAGAGCTAGGAGCAGAGACTTTATCAAGGGAGGAGATGCCATCTTTCTACTCACAATGGAAG ATGTGGCCCATCTGACACAAACCCAGCCTGTGCCTTCCACAACCTTAAAACCTACCACATCCACAACCACTAATGCTTCAGATATTTGCCAAAATGTGCTGTGCCAGAATGGTGGAATCTGCATTGGGGATCAAGGGAAGCCTTCCTGCAG GTGTGTGGTGGGCGATGACTGGTGGTACTACGGGAATGTCTGTCAGCACAAAGGCTCCACGCAGGATAAAACCACTCTAGCACTGGCCTCCTCCCTGTCTGTGCTGGGAGCAATGTTAGTGATCACAGTAGTCAGTGTCCTCTGTGTGAAGAAGAAGTACAAGAAAAAGATTAtgaacaacagcagcaacatgtACATGCAAAATGTGCATGCCAATGATAGACCCTAA